CTGGTTGGCTTCGTTGCTTGCAGGAGCCGTTTTTGTCGAGATCGTATTCGGCTGGAAAGGCTTGGGACTTATCATGCTTAATGCGCTGAATACCTACGACCTTCCAGTGGTGATGGGCTGCATCATTTTAGTGGCTGTCATCTTTGTGGTTATTAATATGTTGGTTGATGTGCTCTATGGTATATTTGACCCACGTGTAAGTATTGGATGAAACGAAAAAGGAGAAATGAGAGAATGGATTCACATTTTTCATTTCCTCCCTTTTCCTTTTAACTCATTAAAATGAGAGAGAAAATAGTAGCTGGAAACTGGAAGATGAACATGACCCGAGAGACAGGGTTAAGTTTGGCGGATGAGATTTTTACAGGATTGGCTGATGGTGCTTCGTCAGATGTTAAGGTGATTTTGGCGCCATCTTTCCCCTTCATTTCTGACCTTGTTTCCAAAGCTGATGGATCGGCTGTTTCCGTCTCTGCCCAAAACTGTTATCAAGAAGAAAATGGTGCCTTTACAGGCGAAGTTTCTGTTGAAATGCTGAAGTCATTCGGATGCGAATATTGCATTGTGGGTCATTCTGAAAGACGCCAGTATTTCGGAGAAGATGATGCGCTTGTCAATTTGAAGATTCAGCGTCTTTTCTCGCATGGAATCACACCGATCTACTGTTGTGGCGAATCGTTGGAAGAACGCGAATCGGAGCATCATTTTGATGTGGTCGGAGATCAGATTCAATCTGCTTTACAAGGTTTTACAAAGGACGAATTAAGCAAGATTGTAATTGCCTACGAGCCCGTTTGGGCCATTGGTACGGGGATAACTGCTACACCGAAACAGGCACAGGAAATGCATGCATTTATTCGCGAAAAACTGTCTGAGGTTCTGTCTGAACACGCAGAGGAAATTTCCATCCTTTATGGGGGAAGTGTAAAACCTGAAAATGCCAGCGAACTCTTCGCTCAAAAAGATATTGATGGCGGCCTTATTGGTGGCGCATCTTTAGCTGCTACCGACTTTTTACAAATCATTCACTCTTTCTAATATGGCCCACGCGGTGCTTACAATTAAGGTCAGTCCTGTAGAAATGGGACGACAGATCGTTATTTCTGAACTTTCCGATATTGACTTCGAAGGTTTCTTGGAAACCGATGAAGGTGTGGAAGCTTACATCGAAGAATCAGCGTTGAATTTGGATAACGTGGAAGCCGTTTTTTCCCGCATTCGCGAAGCTGAATTTGACGTTTCGTTTGAGACATCTCTTTCTGAGGAAAAGAATTGGAATGAGGAATGGGAAAAGAATTTCGATCCGGTTGAGATCAAAGACCTTTGCCGCATCCGAGCGCCATTCCATGAATCGAAACAAGGCTTCAAGATGGAAATTCTCATTATGCCTAAAATGTCTTTCGGAACAGGTCATCATGCCACAACTTCGCTGATGGTGGAATACCTGATGACCACCAAAGTGGAAAGTCCGCTGTTGGACATGGGTTCTGGAACAGCGGTGCTGGCCATTGTTGCGCGCAAACTTGGTGCGGAAGACGTTACCGCCATTGATATTGATGAATGGGCATTTGAGAATGCGCCAGACAATTGCGAGTTGAATGACATCAACGATATTGAGATTCTTAAAGGCGATGCTTCTCTGCTCGGAACGAAGAAGTTTCGCACAATTCTAGCCAATATCAATCGGAATGTATTGGTGGAAGATATTCCGAAATATGCAGCATCACTCGAGAAAAACGGACAGCTTTTTGTAAGTGGATTTTATGTTGAAGACTTAGATATCATCAAAGACGTAGCTATTCGATCAGGCTTTATCTTTAACGGAAATCTGACTAAGAACAATTGGGTCTCAGCCCGATTCATCAAACAATAACATGAGAAATTTTCTTTTCCTATTTGCCGCGCTCGTACTTGGCACGGTTCAATTTGCGCAAGCGCAGCAGCTCAAATCCTTTACTCACGACAACGAAAAGTACATCACCGAATTGCAAGAGTTCTTTGCAATGGGCGATCCAAAAGCAGCCAAAAAGCTGATTGAGGAAACCTTTCTTCCTGTTTGGAATAGCGGTCATTACAGTCCGCAGCAGAAGGAGCGGGTTTACAAGATTTCGGATCTGATGTTGAAGGAGAAAAAAAAGGCGGTCGATTTTGAAAACTACCTTTTTGCACTCATGAGTTTTGCAAAGAGTATGAAGCCAGCTTCCGACTTTGATGCATTTCATGACGGTTTGGAAAAAACCATCACGCAACTTTCAAGAAAGCAGTTTACCGAGTATTTGGAAGTGTGTAAAAGCCTCTTTACTGATTACATTCTGTACGATTCTCAGGCCGTGAAATGGGTGGCCAAATTTGATGCTTACAAGATTCAATTCGATTCTTTGCCCAAGATTGTTTTTGGGAAATTGGACCTGAAAGCATATTCCAAGCGCGATAGTTCAATCATCTACGGAACGCAAGGAGTCTATTATCCAACACTTACCAAATGGGTGGGCAAAGGCGGAAAAATAGATTGGAGCCGTGCTGGATTCGACCCCGCAAAAACCTACGCTGATATTGGGAATTATACCGTTGATGCAACCAAATCAACCTATTCAATAGACTCAGTTACGTTCTATCATCCCGACTATCTTGATAGACCACACATTGGTGTTCTCACCGAAAAAATTCTGGCCGATGTGGACGAAGAATCGGCTTCTTATCCTCGATTCGATTCTTACGACAAGCGTATCCTTATCAAAGACATGTATAAGGATATCGATTACTCGGGAGGGTTTTCGCAGCACGGAATCAAGTTCATTGGTTCTGGAGATGCGGATCAAGATGCCACGCTGATATTCAAAAAGATGAATCACCTCACGAAGAAGAATGAAAATTTCATTGCTGCTCGATCTAAATCGTTTGTGATCCGTCCTGATAAAGTGCTTTCCAAAAAGGCGGAAGTGTCTTTCTATTACGAAGGCGATTCCATTTATCATCCTGGAATTCGGGTGGATTACAATGTGGAAAAACACGAAGTGGTCTTTGCAAAAGACAAGGAAGGTTCGGGCAGAAGTCCGTTTTACGATACCTACCATAAGGTTGATATGCACGTGGATGCCATTACTTGGAATATGAGTGCCGATTGGATGACGCTTCAAAATACCACTGGTGGAGCAGAAAGTAGCGCCATGTTTGAGTCTGATGATTATTACGATGAATACCGCTACGACCGAATCAGAGGAACTGCGGATATTCATCCACTTTGGAAAATCCGGAACTATGCGAAGGAATTGGGCATGGAGGAGCTGACAGTAGAACAGGTAGCGCGTCTGTTTAAGTCAGATATCAGTGAAACAAAGGTTTTTCTCATCAATCTGTCAAACTCAGGTTTCATGACATACAACTACGAGAAAGACCTTGTAATGCTCAAGCCTCGTCTGCATCACTATGTCTTGGCCCGTTCGAAAAAGACAGATTACGACATTCTTCAATTCGAGTCTATTGTAGATGGTTTGCCAAATGCCAAACTGAATCTATTGAACTGGGATATGGACATGAATGGAGTTGGTCGCATTTTCCTTTCCGATTCGCAGGATGTGATCGTCTTTCCATACGAGCAGGAATTGACACTGAAAAAGAATCGGGATTTCCTTTTCAACGGAAAAGTAGTTGGTGGTAGATTGGACTTCTTTGGAAGCGATTTTTACTTCAGCTATGACGATTTCAAAATCACCATGAACCAAGTGGATTCATTGCGATTGAAGGTTCCGGATGGCACGCCTGATGACAGCGGAAGGCAACCTTTGCGAGCGGTTAAAACGGTACTTCGCGATCTGAAAGGAGAACTCTTGGTGGATAGGCCCGATAACAAATCAGGACTCAAAGATCATCCTCGGTATCCCGTGTTCAATAGTACGGACGATTCGTTCGTGTATTATGACAAGCGTTCAATTCAAGATGGTGCTTATAAGAAAGAGGAGTTTTACATGCACCTTAAGCCATTCAGTATAGACAGTTTGGAGAATTTTACCAAAGAAGGTTTGGCCTTTGATGGGAATTTTGTGTCAGCCGGTATTTTTCCGGATTTCGAGGAAACGTTAAGACTTCAACCAGACTTTTCTCTTGGTTTTGTGCGAGAAACTCCGCCAGAAGGTTTAGATACTTATGGTGGAAAAGGAAAATACAAAGCCACTATCAAGCTAAGTCATGAGGGTTTGAGAGGAGATGGAAATCTGGAATATTTGACATCCATTTCCAAGTCAGATGATTTCCTTTTCTATCCAGATTCTGTAAACGGAGTTGCTCAAGATTTTGTGATAAACAAGCAAAAGAGCCCAACGCCATATCCGCCAGTTACGGGTGTTGATAGTCGCGTGCATTGGGAGCCGAAACTAGACCACTTCTATGCCTATAAGCTTCAAAACCCCTTCGATATGTATGAGGGCGAAGTGACACATCATGGCGGCCTCGACCTTTCTCCAAAAGGTCTTGATGGTTTCGGGAATCTCGATTTTGCTGATAGCTACATGCGGTCGAACAGATTCAATTTCAAATACAGGGATTTCCATGCGGATACTGCGGATTTCAAATTGAAAGGCGCTTCAGAAAACTCATACGCTTTCAAAACAAGCAACGTGAGAATGGACATCAGTTTGGATGACCGACAAGGAAAGTTCAAGTCGAACACGGGAGGCGATTTTGTTGATTTTCCAGTGAATCAATACATCTGCTACATTGATGAGTTCAAGTGGAACATTGATCAGAAGAATATTGATGTAGTGTCTGATGGCGAAGGCTCACGCTACGTATCCACCAACCCGAAGCAGGATTCGCTTGAGTTCCGCTCTCCGTTAGCAAAATTCAATCTTGATAATTTCATCATTTCCGCCAAAAAAGTGGACCACATTGATGTGGCCGATGCAATCATTTATCCTGATAGTGGAAACGTGACCATCCGTGAACAGGCTGCGATGGATCCGTTGGGAAATTCGCGGATTGTGGCCAACCGAATCACCAAGTTTCATACATTCTATGAGTCTACTGTAAATGTGCTGGGCAAATGGAAGTACAACGCTAAAGGCAAGTACGATTATGAAGATGTAACGGGTAAAAAACAATTGATTGAATTTGCCAAGATCGGTATCGACTCGGCTGGGCAGACTTTTGGTGAGGGAATCATTGCTGAAGAAGCAGCCTTTACGCTCAGTCCAAATTTCGATTACAAGGGCAAGGCAAAATTGTTTGCCAGTCAGGAGTTTCTCACCTACGATGGTAGTACGCGAATCAAACATGATTGTCCTGGTATTACCCGCGACTGGTTAGCGTTTGATGCAGATATCGATCCGAAAAACATCTATATTCCGATACCTGCTGAGCCGAAAGATGCCAATGGAATGCCGATGTCTTCAGGTGTTGTTATCAGTAAAGATTCTACAACGGTTTATCCAACGTTCCTTTCCAAGAAGATCAAACCGAATGATATTGATATTGTGGCAGCAGAAGGCTATCTCCATTTCGATAACGAGAGTCAAGAATACCGGATTTCTAACAAGGAAAAATTGCAAGGTGCCGTTGTTGGTGGCAATTACTTGAGTTTAAGCAACGAGTGTATTGCCAGAGGTCAAGGAAAATTGAACATGGGAATGGATTTCGGGCAAGTTGAATTGACTCCGCTCGGAACGGTTGAGCACAACATGAATAATGATTCAACCAAATTCAATCTATTCCTTGGTATCGACTTTTTCTTTAATGATGAGTCGCTGAGGATCATGGCCGAGAAGATCAGTAATCACTTCCCTCCATTGGATGCTGTGTTCTATGGAACGGAATATGAAAAAGCCTTGAT
The DNA window shown above is from Flavobacteriales bacterium and carries:
- the tpiA gene encoding triose-phosphate isomerase, giving the protein MREKIVAGNWKMNMTRETGLSLADEIFTGLADGASSDVKVILAPSFPFISDLVSKADGSAVSVSAQNCYQEENGAFTGEVSVEMLKSFGCEYCIVGHSERRQYFGEDDALVNLKIQRLFSHGITPIYCCGESLEERESEHHFDVVGDQIQSALQGFTKDELSKIVIAYEPVWAIGTGITATPKQAQEMHAFIREKLSEVLSEHAEEISILYGGSVKPENASELFAQKDIDGGLIGGASLAATDFLQIIHSF
- the prmA gene encoding 50S ribosomal protein L11 methyltransferase, translated to MAHAVLTIKVSPVEMGRQIVISELSDIDFEGFLETDEGVEAYIEESALNLDNVEAVFSRIREAEFDVSFETSLSEEKNWNEEWEKNFDPVEIKDLCRIRAPFHESKQGFKMEILIMPKMSFGTGHHATTSLMVEYLMTTKVESPLLDMGSGTAVLAIVARKLGAEDVTAIDIDEWAFENAPDNCELNDINDIEILKGDASLLGTKKFRTILANINRNVLVEDIPKYAASLEKNGQLFVSGFYVEDLDIIKDVAIRSGFIFNGNLTKNNWVSARFIKQ